From the genome of Nicotiana sylvestris chromosome 2, ASM39365v2, whole genome shotgun sequence, one region includes:
- the LOC138885279 gene encoding uncharacterized protein — MVGDDEIPVTDKTTLDSTSPLYMHPSESARSMLVPVAFDGTGYRSWRRGILRVLSVKNKVGFITGKYKKPDPDSATLGQWDRCDDMELEDRCDHTNCAKLYELQKEINDLSQGNLDITRYYTKIKKLWEELNTLNIHAKCACKYTCGAKENMHKAEQDKRLIQFLMELNEVYTMEEKQRKVKPSNHFSMESVALNASGLGNNNFRTNYTQLGNNNTNSRYKGDANFTFNKGRSIAGNVFGSSSEGAAIKDDGNDSQGQE, encoded by the exons ATGGTCGGAGATGACGAAATTCCGGTAACGGATAAGACAACCCTAGATTCTACAAGTCCGTTGTACATGCATCCATCGGAAAGTGCTAGATCTATGTTAGTACCGGTGGCTTTTGACGGAACTGGCTATAGATCATGGAGAAGAGGAATCCTCAGAGTACTCTCCGTGAAAAATAAAGTAGGCTTTATCACCGGAAAATATAAGAAACCAGATCCTGACTCTGCTACTCTCGGCCAATGGGACCGCTGCGACGATATG GAATTGGAAGACAGGTGTGATCATACTAATTGTGCTAAATTGTATGAGCTCCAAAAAGAGATAAATGATTTGAGTCAAGGGAATTTGGACATTACTAGATAttacacaaaaataaagaaacttTGGGAGGAACTCAACACACTGAACATACATGCTAAGTGTGCTTGCAAATACACATGTGGAGCTAAAGAAAACATGCACAAAGCTGAGCAAGACAAAAGACTGATTCAGTTTCTGATGGAGCTTAACGAGGTGTACACTATG GAGGAGAAGCAAAGGAAAGTCAAGCCGAGTAATCACTTTTCAATGGAATCTGTTGCCTTGAATGCAAGTGGGCTAGGAAACAATAATTTCAGAACAAACTATACTCAACTGGGGAACAATAACACAAACAGTAGATATAAGGGGGACGCA AATTTCACGTTCAACAAAGGAAGAAGTATTGCAGGAAATGTATTTGGATCATCAAGTGAAGGTGCTGCAATAAAGGATGATGGAAATGACTCTCAGGGTCAGGAATAG
- the LOC138885278 gene encoding uncharacterized mitochondrial protein AtMg00810-like: MPKRHHNLFNALNSTSQHLMEAVSHECEPSSYEEAAVKPAWQATMNQEFQALYANKTWDLVPLPIGKKTEGSVVFVVVYADDVLVTCTHLHEIESLKNFLHNTFKIKDLERLHYFLGLEVQYTEKGVLMSLKKFTMDLLEEFCCIDCPPMTCPLDYSMKLKVDEGALLTDPSYYRKLIGKLNFFTNTRLDIAYNVQCLSQFMQSPREPYLKAAYHVLRYLKGDPSLGNFLSNDTDYRMKAFCNSDWATCSQSRKSVIG; the protein is encoded by the exons ATGCCCAAACGTCATCATAATTTGTTCAATGCCCTAAATTCCACCAGTCAGCATTTGATGGAAGCTGTCTCACATGAATGTGAACCTAGTTCATATGAGGAAGCTGCTGTGAAGCCTGCTTGGCAAGCAACAATGAATCAAGAATTCCAAGCATTGTATGCAAATAAGACTTGGGATTTAGTCCCTCTTCCAATTGGGAAGAAG ACTGAAGGATCAGTAGTATTTGTTGTTGTCTATGCAGATGATGTTCTTGTCACATGCACTCATCTACATGAGATTGAGTCCTTGAAGAACTTCCTACACAACACTTTCAAGATAAAGGACTTGGAGAGACTTCATTACTTCCTAGGTTTGGAAGTTCAATACACAGAGAAAGGAGTCTTGATGTCACTGAAGAAATTCACCATGGATCTTTTGGAAGAGTTTTGTTGTATAGATTGTCCTCCTATGACTTGTCCTCTGGATTATTCTATGAAATTAAAAGTTGATGAGGGAGCTCTATTGACAGATCCCTCATATTACAGGAAGCTGATTGGAAAGCTCAACTTCTTCACTAATACTAGGCTAGACATTGCTTACAATGTACAATGTCTTAGTCAATTCATGCAAAGTCCCAGAGAGCCATATTTAAAGGCTGCATATCATGTCTTAAGGTACTTGAAAGGTGATCCATCCTTGGGAAATTTCCTTAGTAATGATACAGATTACAGAATGAAGGCCTTTTGTAACTCTGATTGGGCTACTTGTTCCCAATCCAGAAAATCAGTCATTGGCTAG